The region TTAACAAAATGCGCTTAAGTCCAATGCGAAAAGAGCCCCTTATAGCGACTGTTCAATACATTATGGATAAAGCACCTGAACAGGGTGTTCCTTTTGAACTTCGAGATTGGCTTTACTGGACACGCCTTCCCCTTCCCTTTGCACTCAATCATGTCAATATTTGGGCGCTAAAGGGATCGAAAGGCTGGTGTTTTATCGACTTTGGCATCAACCGACCTGTTGTTCAAGAGATGTGGAGCACATTACGAAAAGGAATTTTCGAAGGCCCTATTGAGGCGATGATTGCAACCCATTTCCACCCTGATCACGTCGGAAACGCAGGTTGGCTCTATGATCAGCTTTCTGAAAAGCCTCCCTTTTACATGAGTCAGATCGAATTTTTGTTCACGCGCATGATTTCACTTGATTCTGATGAGATCTATCGTGAGCGCTTCGAAAAATATTACGGCGCTATGGGTCTTGCACCTGACATTATCGCTGAGCAAATGGAGATGGGCAATGCCTACGCACGGAATATAACACCTGCTCCCATGCCATTCAACCGTCTAAGTGCAGGAGAAATCATCCGCTTTGCTGATCGCGACTGGCGTATTATGATTGGTGAAGGACATGCGCCTGAGCATGTGTCTCTATATTGCGCAGCTGAAAATATCCTGATAGTGGGTGATCAAATTCTACCAAAAATCACGCCCAATATTTCGATCTGGCCTCATGAAACCTCAGCAAATAATTTAAAAGCATTTTTCAAGACGCTACCTCAATTTAAAGAGCTCCCTGAAAATGTGCTTGTATTGCCTTCACACGGCATTCCATTCACGGGACTTCATCAGCGCATCAATGAACTCTATCATCATCACAATGAAAGATTGCAGCATATCCTCGATTTTTGTGATCATCCTGTTAATGGCGCTGAGGTGATGGCTTC is a window of Alphaproteobacteria bacterium DNA encoding:
- a CDS encoding MBL fold metallo-hydrolase — translated: MRKEPLIATVQYIMDKAPEQGVPFELRDWLYWTRLPLPFALNHVNIWALKGSKGWCFIDFGINRPVVQEMWSTLRKGIFEGPIEAMIATHFHPDHVGNAGWLYDQLSEKPPFYMSQIEFLFTRMISLDSDEIYRERFEKYYGAMGLAPDIIAEQMEMGNAYARNITPAPMPFNRLSAGEIIRFADRDWRIMIGEGHAPEHVSLYCAAENILIVGDQILPKITPNISIWPHETSANNLKAFFKTLPQFKELPENVLVLPSHGIPFTGLHQRINELYHHHNERLQHILDFCDHPVNGAEVMASLFPITLDKHQIFFAAGETIAHLNYLTDKRDLYRHENAQGVFLYCRENCF